CATGTCAGATAGAAATTTGGCCACTATTTTGAGTATTACTACATCCAGAGATAAGGGTCATATATACAATCACATATACTCAGTAATCGGCGATAAGAAATATGATCCGCTGGGGCTAGAAAAGGTTATTACCAAGCTATCTGAACATGGTTTTGACGAATGGACGCAAGAGGAATAACAGGCCTGCAATTACCCAGTGTATGACTACAATTATTTGGAAATGATCAAGATTCTGCCTTGGCATAATTTCCATAGGAAAACCGACTCTTGCAATCTGGATTCTTTGTGTAAGTCAGTTTGCCTCTTTCGAGTAAAGGATGAAACTCGATCCTGATCATCCCGGAAACGCTCGTTTTCGGGATGATTCTACCCAGAATTTTCCCCTCCCTTTTCAGTCGTGTTTGAGGTCCCGAATTCGCTTCCCGAAATCAAAATCCCGGTTGCTTACCTCCAGGTGGGTTTCGGTACACTGAAACATGACCCCACCCCAAAATCTGATTGGTTATGCCCGGGTGTCTACCCGGGAGCAGCATCTGGACCTGCAACTTGATGCCCTAACCAAAGAAGGCTGCAGCAAAATTTTTAGGGATGTCCTCAGTGGCAGCAAAGCAGACCGACCTGGTCTGAAAGCCGCACTGGAATACCTCCGGCCAGGGGATAAGCTGGTGATCTGGAAGCTGGACCGACTTGGAAGAAGCCTCCAGCACCTCATTGAAACGGTCAAACTGCTGCAGGCCAGAGGGGTGGATCTGCTGGTGGTGCAGGAAAAAATGGACACTGCAAGCCCGACTGGGAAGCTGTTCTTCCACATGATGGGTGCACTGGCAGAGTTCGAACGAGACATTATTCGGGAACGCACCCTGGCAGGCCTGGAAGCTGCACGGTCCAGAGGTCGTAAAGGGGGCCGCAGGGCGCTCCTGAATCCAGGACAGGTGGAGATGGCTCGAACCCTAATGCAAGATCCTAGAAATAAGGTAGCAGATGTGTGTAGGACACTGGGAATCTCCAAAACCACCCTGTACAGGTCACTGGGTAAACTCAAATCTCCATAGACCTACACACCTGATCTGCCATGGTGCTCTAGGCTGCCTGCTCAAAAATGCATACACTGGCGCATATGGGTGGACCTGACATACGAATTCTGCTCTCTCAGAGCCTGACCAGCACATTCCAAGATGAACTCAAAACTCTGTGTATAGAGTTGGGAGGAGAAATGCGCCGGTACCCACATGGGTTTTCTTTCAATGTGCAGACCCTCCGTCCACTGGGCATGGACTGGCCGTTTGAGCCAGATGCCTATCCACCTGTTTCGGTGAGTGTTGAAGACCTGGAAGAGATGAACGAATCTACCTATGAACAATATTCCTCCGATGAAGTTGAACAAATTGTCCAGATTGCAGGCTTTTCTCCAATCACGGTTCTCGACCTTGGTGCGCACAGTAATGGACTGATTTCTCATTACGTCCTGGGTGCCTTGAGCCTCTATCTGGCCACAAAATATCAGGGACTGATTGATCTGATGGGCATACTGAACGATCGAAGTTTTACGGTC
This genomic interval from Deinococcus roseus contains the following:
- a CDS encoding recombinase family protein, yielding MTPPQNLIGYARVSTREQHLDLQLDALTKEGCSKIFRDVLSGSKADRPGLKAALEYLRPGDKLVIWKLDRLGRSLQHLIETVKLLQARGVDLLVVQEKMDTASPTGKLFFHMMGALAEFERDIIRERTLAGLEAARSRGRKGGRRALLNPGQVEMARTLMQDPRNKVADVCRTLGISKTTLYRSLGKLKSP
- a CDS encoding DUF6368 family protein, which translates into the protein MGGPDIRILLSQSLTSTFQDELKTLCIELGGEMRRYPHGFSFNVQTLRPLGMDWPFEPDAYPPVSVSVEDLEEMNESTYEQYSSDEVEQIVQIAGFSPITVLDLGAHSNGLISHYVLGALSLYLATKYQGLIDLMGILNDRSFTVWKQLSKEAEVQQAIKMYEAYFLGHAGHLWSVTSEGSEGPWFGHYCDAEFMAWWLKQSEFYLVK